The Thermus brockianus genome window below encodes:
- the hisB gene encoding imidazoleglycerol-phosphate dehydratase HisB, producing MREALVERSTAETWVRLRLGLDGPVGGKVATGLPFLDHMLLQLQRHGRFLLEVEAKGDLEVDVHHLVEDVGITLGMALKEALGEGRGIERYGEAFAPMDETLVLCVVDLSGRPHLAYHPEAWPVVGEAGGVNPYHLREFLRGLVNHGRLTLHLRRLAGREAHHVLEASFKALARALHKATRLTGEGLPSTKGVL from the coding sequence ATGCGTGAGGCTTTGGTGGAGAGGAGCACGGCGGAGACCTGGGTCCGCCTCCGTTTGGGCTTGGATGGCCCCGTGGGGGGGAAGGTGGCCACGGGGCTTCCCTTTTTGGACCACATGCTCCTCCAGCTCCAGCGGCACGGGCGCTTCCTCCTGGAGGTGGAGGCTAAGGGGGACCTGGAGGTGGACGTGCACCACCTGGTGGAGGACGTGGGCATCACCCTGGGTATGGCCCTGAAGGAGGCCTTGGGGGAGGGGAGGGGTATAGAGCGCTATGGGGAGGCCTTCGCCCCCATGGACGAGACCTTGGTCCTCTGCGTGGTGGACCTTTCGGGCCGGCCCCACCTGGCGTACCACCCCGAGGCGTGGCCCGTGGTGGGGGAGGCGGGCGGGGTGAACCCCTACCACCTACGGGAGTTTTTGCGGGGGCTGGTGAACCACGGGCGGCTTACCCTCCACCTGAGGCGTTTGGCGGGGCGGGAGGCCCACCACGTGCTGGAGGCGAGCTTTAAGGCCCTGGCCCGGGCCCTCCACAAGGCCACCCGCCTCACGGGGGAGGGGCTTCCCAGCACCAAGGGGGTGCTTTAG
- a CDS encoding sodium-dependent bicarbonate transport family permease, with amino-acid sequence MDALELLRLNLLSPMVLAFFLGMAARLLKSDLAFPEVLYTALSIYLLFAIGFKGGVELSKTPFLVLLLPALATLFLGLLRPLTGYFLARKALGVSRVDASALAAHYGSVSAVTFLAALTFAQALGERPEGFLPTLVALLEVPGIVVALLLGKRGGGNLGEALREVLTGKSVVLLVGGLLVGLLSGERGMERVKPFFVDPFYGALTLFLLDMGMVAASRLSVLRRVGFRLVLYGTLLPLLHGALGVYLGHLGGLSPGGAMVFGAMAASSSYIAAPAAVRIALPEANPSLYLGASLAITFPFNLVLGIPIYHALAKAIGG; translated from the coding sequence ATGGACGCCCTAGAGCTCCTTCGGCTAAACCTCCTTTCCCCCATGGTCCTGGCCTTCTTCCTGGGGATGGCGGCAAGGCTTTTGAAAAGCGACCTGGCCTTTCCCGAGGTCCTGTATACGGCGCTATCCATCTACCTCCTCTTCGCCATCGGCTTTAAGGGCGGGGTGGAGCTTTCCAAGACCCCTTTCCTGGTGCTCCTCCTTCCCGCCTTGGCCACCCTTTTCCTCGGGCTTTTGCGCCCCCTTACGGGCTATTTCCTGGCCCGGAAGGCCCTGGGGGTAAGCCGGGTGGACGCCTCCGCCTTGGCCGCCCACTACGGCTCGGTTTCCGCCGTGACCTTCCTCGCCGCCCTTACCTTCGCCCAGGCCCTGGGGGAAAGGCCCGAAGGGTTTTTGCCCACCCTGGTGGCCCTCTTGGAGGTGCCGGGCATCGTGGTGGCCCTCCTCTTGGGCAAGCGGGGTGGGGGGAACCTGGGGGAAGCCCTTAGGGAGGTGCTGACGGGGAAGAGCGTGGTCCTTTTGGTGGGGGGGCTTTTGGTGGGGCTCCTTTCCGGGGAAAGGGGCATGGAGCGGGTCAAGCCCTTCTTCGTGGACCCCTTCTATGGGGCCCTCACCCTCTTCCTTTTGGACATGGGGATGGTGGCGGCCTCGAGGCTTTCCGTCCTGAGGCGGGTGGGTTTCCGCCTGGTCCTTTACGGGACCCTCCTCCCCCTCCTCCACGGGGCCCTTGGGGTCTATCTGGGCCACCTGGGGGGGCTTTCCCCTGGGGGGGCCATGGTGTTTGGGGCCATGGCGGCGAGCAGCAGCTACATCGCCGCCCCGGCGGCGGTGCGCATCGCCCTGCCCGAGGCCAACCCCAGCCTCTACCTAGGGGCGAGCCTGGCCATCACCTTTCCCTTTAACCTGGTCTTGGGGATACCCATCTACCACGCCCTGGCCAAGGCGATAGGGGGGTGA
- the hisH gene encoding imidazole glycerol phosphate synthase subunit HisH yields MRALLLDYGSGNLRSAAKALEASGFAVAVSADPKAHPEADLLVLPGQGHFGQVMEAFARSGFLERVLAHLERGLPFLGICVGMQVLYEGSEEAPGVKGLGLVPGLVRRFPRGRVPQMGWNALAFQGPFARLTGRHFYFANSYYGPLTPYALGVGEYEGTPFTALVAKENLLAPQFHPEKSGRAGLAFLELARRYFEVL; encoded by the coding sequence GTGCGGGCCCTCCTCCTTGACTACGGCTCGGGGAACCTCAGGAGCGCCGCCAAGGCCCTCGAGGCCTCGGGGTTCGCCGTGGCGGTCTCCGCCGACCCCAAGGCCCACCCGGAAGCGGACCTCCTGGTCCTCCCGGGCCAGGGCCACTTCGGCCAGGTGATGGAGGCCTTCGCCCGAAGCGGCTTCCTGGAAAGGGTCCTCGCCCATCTGGAAAGGGGGCTTCCCTTCCTGGGCATCTGCGTGGGGATGCAGGTCCTCTACGAGGGGAGCGAGGAGGCGCCTGGGGTGAAGGGGCTTGGGCTGGTGCCGGGGCTGGTGCGCCGCTTTCCCCGGGGGCGGGTCCCCCAGATGGGCTGGAACGCCCTGGCCTTTCAGGGGCCTTTCGCCCGCCTCACGGGCCGCCACTTCTACTTCGCCAACTCCTACTATGGCCCCCTTACCCCGTACGCCCTCGGGGTCGGGGAGTACGAGGGAACCCCCTTCACCGCCCTTGTGGCCAAGGAAAACCTCCTCGCCCCCCAGTTCCACCCCGAGAAGAGCGGCCGGGCGGGCCTTGCCTTTTTGGAGCTAGCCCGCCGCTACTTTGAGGTCCTCTAG
- the purE gene encoding 5-(carboxyamino)imidazole ribonucleotide mutase, translated as MAPLVGLIMGSRSDWETMRHAAETLDALGIPYEVRVVSAHRTPDLMAAYAQSAEERGLMVLIAGAGGAAHLPGMTAAHTPLPVLGVPVESQALKGLDSLLSIVQMPAGVPVGTLAIGRAGAVNAALLAASIIGLKHPEVMERLKAYRKAQTEAVLAHPDPREEA; from the coding sequence ATGGCGCCTTTGGTAGGTCTTATCATGGGCTCCCGCTCGGACTGGGAAACCATGCGCCACGCCGCGGAAACCCTGGACGCCTTGGGCATCCCCTACGAGGTGCGGGTGGTCTCCGCCCACCGCACCCCCGACCTCATGGCCGCCTACGCCCAAAGCGCCGAGGAACGGGGACTTATGGTCCTCATCGCCGGGGCCGGGGGGGCGGCCCACCTCCCGGGCATGACCGCCGCCCACACCCCCTTGCCCGTGCTCGGGGTCCCCGTGGAAAGCCAAGCCCTCAAAGGGCTAGACTCCCTCCTTTCCATCGTCCAGATGCCCGCCGGCGTCCCCGTGGGCACCCTGGCCATCGGGAGGGCGGGGGCGGTGAACGCCGCCCTCCTCGCCGCCAGCATCATCGGCCTCAAGCACCCTGAGGTGATGGAGCGCCTCAAGGCCTACCGCAAGGCGCAGACGGAGGCCGTCCTGGCCCACCCCGACCCCCGGGAGGAAGCGTGA
- a CDS encoding P-II family nitrogen regulator has translation MNLVPLKLVTIVAESLLEKRLVEEIKRLGAKGYTIVPARGEGSRGVRSVDWEGQNIRLETIVSEEVALKILERLQEAYFPHYAVIAYVENVFVVRGEKYV, from the coding sequence GTGAACCTGGTGCCCTTGAAGCTGGTGACCATCGTGGCGGAAAGCCTCTTGGAGAAGCGGCTGGTGGAGGAGATTAAGCGGCTTGGCGCCAAGGGCTACACCATCGTCCCTGCCCGGGGGGAGGGCTCGAGGGGCGTGCGGAGCGTGGACTGGGAGGGGCAGAACATCCGCCTAGAGACCATCGTTTCCGAGGAGGTGGCCCTAAAGATATTGGAGCGCCTTCAGGAGGCTTACTTTCCCCACTACGCCGTCATCGCCTACGTGGAGAACGTCTTCGTGGTGCGGGGGGAGAAGTACGTTTAG
- a CDS encoding WecB/TagA/CpsF family glycosyltransferase — protein sequence MERLTLLGLPLDPVDMEEALRRIGGFLEEARTHQVVTLNPEIAVRAQEDEALRRAVLEAELVTPDGVGILWAVRRLHGMHLPERVTGVDLTLALFRRFPGLRVYLLGGRPGVAERAAREAERLGAKVVGFHHGYFQEEAPVVEAIQNLAPDLLLVGMGERQEAFIHRHKAHLGARVAMGVGGTLDVLAGEAKRPPLWAQRLGLEWLLRVGLDPKRWRRAPRLLRFAYLVLKEGR from the coding sequence ATGGAGCGGCTGACCCTCCTCGGCCTCCCCCTGGACCCCGTGGACATGGAGGAGGCCCTAAGGCGCATCGGGGGCTTCCTGGAGGAGGCAAGAACCCACCAGGTGGTCACCCTCAACCCCGAGATCGCCGTAAGGGCCCAGGAGGACGAGGCCTTGAGGCGGGCGGTCCTCGAGGCCGAACTCGTCACCCCGGACGGGGTGGGCATCCTCTGGGCGGTGCGGCGGCTCCATGGGATGCACCTTCCCGAACGGGTCACGGGGGTGGACCTAACCCTGGCCCTTTTCCGCCGCTTCCCGGGGCTTAGGGTCTACCTCCTCGGGGGGAGGCCCGGGGTGGCGGAAAGGGCGGCGAGAGAGGCCGAGCGGCTTGGGGCCAAGGTGGTGGGCTTCCACCACGGCTATTTCCAGGAGGAAGCCCCGGTGGTGGAGGCCATCCAAAACCTCGCCCCCGACCTCCTCCTCGTGGGCATGGGGGAAAGGCAGGAGGCCTTCATCCACCGGCACAAGGCCCACCTAGGGGCCAGGGTGGCCATGGGGGTAGGGGGAACCCTGGACGTCCTGGCGGGGGAGGCCAAGCGCCCCCCCCTTTGGGCGCAACGCCTCGGCCTGGAGTGGCTTTTAAGGGTGGGCCTGGACCCCAAGCGCTGGCGGCGGGCCCCGAGGCTTCTGCGCTTCGCTTACCTTGTTCTTAAGGAAGGGCGCTAG
- a CDS encoding 2-phosphosulfolactate phosphatase, whose amino-acid sequence MCRVDLCLRPSPGPLILVEVLPAGSVLTRLLALGAKGVWVAPGPKVARLLAESLGKEALLLGEVEGFPPEGFHGRLSLLDLEKTEVKGKEAVLVAPFLNASVLPEEREVYLASLRNAKAVVGLAKTLPNPTLRPSGAPEPLLSAVVALGFLQKRLSPEAQSLATALLKAFPDPQEALFQSPEGQALHKEGRTEELAWASLIGVDPVVPRLAETRFFPKETYGLSQNRYAQRYVAWSG is encoded by the coding sequence GTGTGCCGGGTTGACCTGTGCCTGAGGCCGTCCCCTGGCCCCCTCATCCTGGTGGAGGTCCTGCCCGCAGGGAGCGTCCTCACCCGCCTCCTGGCCCTGGGGGCGAAAGGGGTCTGGGTGGCCCCGGGGCCCAAGGTGGCCCGCCTCCTGGCGGAAAGCCTGGGCAAGGAAGCCCTTCTTTTGGGCGAGGTGGAGGGCTTTCCCCCCGAGGGGTTCCACGGGCGGCTTTCCCTTCTAGACCTGGAAAAGACGGAGGTGAAGGGCAAAGAGGCCGTCCTGGTGGCGCCCTTCCTCAACGCCAGCGTCCTTCCCGAGGAAAGGGAGGTGTACCTGGCAAGCCTCCGCAACGCCAAGGCGGTGGTGGGGCTGGCCAAAACCCTCCCAAACCCCACCCTACGCCCCTCTGGGGCCCCCGAGCCCCTCCTCTCGGCGGTGGTGGCCCTAGGGTTTTTGCAAAAGCGCCTTTCCCCCGAGGCCCAAAGCCTGGCCACGGCCCTCCTCAAGGCCTTCCCCGACCCCCAGGAGGCCCTTTTCCAAAGCCCGGAAGGGCAGGCCCTCCACAAGGAAGGGCGCACGGAGGAGCTGGCCTGGGCCAGCCTCATCGGGGTGGACCCGGTGGTGCCTAGGCTTGCCGAGACCCGCTTTTTCCCCAAAGAAACCTACGGCCTAAGCCAAAACCGTTACGCCCAGAGGTACGTGGCATGGAGCGGCTGA
- a CDS encoding phenylacetate--CoA ligase family protein, translating to MDRTQRLREVIRAAKAHPVYREKLKEVDPEGVSPETLPALPLTTREEWVAYLKEHPTPPEGARLMHLTPSPLMGWMPEYLSEEDLRYQAEALAAHYRRLGLTGKRVLVAFSYHVFAGGWLFHEALVLAGNLVFPHGPGEAGRIAELSPQFDVLVTNPSFALKVAQAGGRFSLLLAGGEPFTSVPGFREKVEALLGGVALDAYGTSELGIVAGENLAKDGLWEIPEMAVLEVLDPETLKPVAPGEKGELVVTALSRTLMPMVRFRTGDLALAERREGLTVLPRGVFGRTDQMVKVKGVKLYPTELAPILAGFGLDPKGFQVVVDRKLEGTDKLVLRLKAEKVPAGLYEAIQKATGLRLDEVELVGELEGGLVVDRRF from the coding sequence ATGGACCGGACCCAGCGCCTAAGGGAGGTTATCCGTGCGGCCAAGGCCCACCCCGTCTACCGGGAGAAGCTCAAGGAGGTGGACCCGGAAGGGGTGTCCCCCGAGACCCTCCCCGCCCTGCCCCTCACCACCCGGGAGGAGTGGGTGGCCTACCTCAAGGAACACCCCACCCCTCCAGAAGGGGCAAGGCTCATGCACCTCACCCCAAGCCCCCTCATGGGCTGGATGCCGGAGTACCTCTCCGAGGAGGACCTCCGCTACCAGGCGGAGGCCCTCGCCGCCCACTACCGGCGGCTTGGCCTTACGGGGAAGCGGGTCCTCGTGGCCTTCAGCTACCACGTCTTCGCCGGGGGGTGGCTTTTCCACGAGGCCTTGGTCCTGGCGGGGAACCTGGTCTTCCCCCACGGGCCTGGGGAAGCGGGGCGCATCGCGGAGCTGAGCCCCCAGTTTGACGTGCTGGTCACCAACCCCTCCTTCGCCCTGAAGGTGGCCCAGGCGGGGGGGCGGTTTAGCCTGCTTCTGGCGGGCGGGGAGCCCTTCACCTCGGTGCCCGGCTTCCGGGAAAAGGTGGAGGCCCTTCTGGGCGGGGTGGCCCTGGACGCCTACGGCACCAGCGAGCTCGGTATCGTGGCCGGGGAAAACCTGGCCAAGGACGGGCTTTGGGAAATCCCCGAGATGGCCGTCCTGGAGGTACTGGACCCGGAAACCCTCAAGCCCGTGGCGCCGGGAGAAAAGGGGGAGCTGGTGGTCACCGCCCTAAGCCGCACCCTCATGCCCATGGTCCGCTTCCGCACCGGGGACCTGGCCCTGGCCGAGCGCCGGGAGGGGCTTACCGTCCTGCCCCGCGGGGTCTTCGGCCGCACGGACCAGATGGTGAAGGTGAAGGGGGTAAAGCTCTACCCCACGGAGCTCGCCCCTATCCTGGCGGGCTTCGGCCTGGACCCCAAGGGCTTCCAGGTGGTGGTGGACAGGAAGCTGGAGGGCACGGACAAGCTGGTGCTCCGCCTGAAGGCGGAAAAGGTGCCGGCGGGGCTTTACGAGGCCATCCAGAAGGCCACGGGGCTGAGGCTGGACGAGGTGGAGCTCGTGGGCGAGCTGGAGGGGGGCCTCGTGGTGGACCGCCGCTTCTAG
- a CDS encoding thiamine-phosphate kinase: MRLKDLGERALLKKLAPLGYPVDAPLPPGDDAGGVWVGEKALLLKVDGFRYREVALRGMGPFEVGFRGVAATASDLLAKMGRPLGFALGLFLPPEAEEALALGLVRGAAEAARRLGAPLLGGDTNAGEEVALVVAGFAEAQSPLPRRALPGDLLYLAGDRWGRLGAAILAHYQGRDLTPFPAIREAAHYPLPRLGLLALAGLLRGSLDSSDGLAETLWQLSELGVRVELEALPLYPDVLAFAGSEAKALELVLFGGEEFEAVLVVPPEKREAVEARAKEAGLPLFRAGRLAEGEGVYFREQAVPRRGYDHFRP; this comes from the coding sequence ATGCGGCTGAAAGACCTGGGCGAAAGGGCCCTCTTGAAGAAGCTTGCCCCCTTGGGCTACCCCGTGGACGCCCCCCTCCCCCCAGGGGACGACGCCGGGGGGGTGTGGGTGGGGGAAAAGGCCCTTCTCCTCAAGGTGGATGGCTTCCGCTACCGGGAGGTGGCCTTAAGGGGCATGGGGCCCTTTGAGGTGGGGTTTCGGGGGGTGGCGGCCACGGCCTCGGACCTCCTCGCCAAGATGGGAAGGCCCCTGGGCTTTGCCCTGGGGCTTTTCCTGCCCCCGGAGGCGGAGGAAGCGCTGGCCTTGGGCCTGGTGCGGGGGGCGGCGGAGGCGGCGCGCCGGCTTGGGGCCCCCCTTCTCGGGGGGGACACCAATGCGGGGGAGGAGGTGGCCCTGGTGGTGGCGGGGTTCGCCGAGGCCCAAAGCCCCCTTCCCCGCCGGGCCCTGCCGGGGGACCTCCTCTACCTCGCCGGGGACCGCTGGGGGCGGCTTGGGGCGGCCATCCTCGCCCACTACCAAGGGCGAGACCTCACCCCTTTTCCCGCCATCCGGGAGGCCGCCCACTACCCCTTGCCCCGGCTTGGCCTCTTGGCCTTGGCGGGGCTTCTCCGGGGGAGCCTGGACTCCTCCGACGGCCTGGCGGAAACCCTTTGGCAGCTGAGCGAACTGGGGGTACGGGTGGAGCTGGAGGCCCTGCCCCTCTACCCCGATGTCCTGGCCTTTGCCGGGAGCGAGGCGAAGGCCCTGGAGCTTGTCCTCTTTGGGGGAGAGGAGTTTGAGGCGGTCCTGGTGGTGCCCCCTGAGAAGAGGGAGGCGGTGGAGGCGAGGGCCAAGGAGGCGGGGCTCCCCCTCTTTAGGGCTGGGCGCCTTGCTGAGGGGGAGGGGGTCTATTTCCGGGAGCAGGCCGTGCCCAGGAGGGGGTACGACCACTTCCGCCCCTGA
- a CDS encoding 5-(carboxyamino)imidazole ribonucleotide synthase — MRVGILGGGQLGRMLALAGYPLGLSFRFLDPSPEACAGQVGELCVGEFADLEALSRFAQGLDLVTYEFENVPVEAAKRLAQSLPVFPPPKALEVAQDRLQEKSFMRALGIPTPPFHPVDGEGDLKEALKAVGLPALLKTRRGGYDGKGQALVRTEGEALEALKALGEKGLLLEGFVPFDREVSLLAVRGRDGALAFYPLVENHHRGGILRLSLAPAPGLAEALQRKAEAYAKEALRALDYAGVLALEFFQVGEELLFNEMAPRVHNSGHWTLEGAETSQFENHLRAILGLPLGSTAPRGFSAMANLIGLKPDWAEVLALEGAHLHWYGKGVRPGRKVGHITLRRDTWEELQRDLPRLLALAGSPGIIGGKGGEGWTGPSA, encoded by the coding sequence GTGAGGGTGGGCATCCTGGGTGGGGGGCAGCTTGGGCGGATGCTGGCCCTGGCGGGCTACCCCTTGGGGCTTTCCTTCCGCTTCCTGGACCCCTCCCCCGAGGCCTGCGCCGGGCAGGTGGGGGAGCTTTGCGTGGGGGAGTTCGCCGACCTCGAGGCCCTCTCCCGCTTTGCCCAGGGCCTGGACCTCGTGACCTACGAGTTTGAAAACGTCCCGGTGGAGGCGGCCAAGCGCCTGGCCCAAAGCCTCCCCGTTTTCCCGCCCCCCAAGGCCCTGGAGGTGGCCCAGGACCGCCTCCAGGAAAAGTCCTTCATGCGGGCGCTCGGAATCCCCACCCCGCCCTTCCACCCCGTGGACGGGGAGGGGGACCTGAAGGAGGCCCTGAAGGCGGTGGGCCTTCCCGCCCTCCTCAAGACCCGCCGCGGGGGGTACGACGGCAAGGGGCAGGCCCTGGTGCGCACGGAAGGCGAGGCCCTGGAGGCCCTGAAAGCCCTAGGGGAAAAAGGCCTCCTCCTGGAGGGCTTCGTCCCCTTTGACCGGGAGGTCTCCCTCCTCGCCGTGCGGGGACGGGACGGGGCCCTGGCCTTTTATCCCCTGGTGGAAAACCACCACCGAGGGGGGATCCTCCGCCTTTCCTTGGCCCCCGCCCCCGGGCTTGCGGAGGCCCTGCAGCGGAAGGCGGAAGCCTACGCCAAGGAGGCCCTCCGGGCCTTGGACTACGCGGGCGTCCTGGCCCTGGAGTTTTTCCAGGTAGGCGAGGAGCTCCTCTTCAACGAGATGGCCCCCCGGGTCCACAACTCCGGCCACTGGACCCTGGAGGGAGCGGAGACGAGCCAGTTTGAAAACCACCTGAGGGCCATCCTGGGCCTCCCCTTGGGGAGCACCGCCCCTCGGGGATTTAGCGCCATGGCTAACCTCATCGGCCTGAAACCGGACTGGGCGGAGGTCCTGGCCCTGGAGGGCGCCCACCTCCACTGGTACGGCAAGGGGGTACGCCCCGGGCGCAAGGTGGGGCACATCACCCTAAGGCGGGACACCTGGGAGGAGCTCCAAAGGGACCTCCCCCGGCTCCTCGCCCTGGCGGGAAGCCCCGGTATAATCGGGGGCAAAGGAGGCGAAGGATGGACCGGACCCAGCGCCTAA
- a CDS encoding nitroreductase family protein yields MEATLSVLDAKTAALRRRSIRRYRPDPVPEELLRDILQAALRAPSAWNLQPWRLLGVRDAATKKALREAAFGQAQVEEAPVVLVLYADLEDALAHLDEVIHPGVQGEKREAQKRAIQAAFAGMDAKERAQWAAGQSYILLGYLLLLLEAHGLGSVPMLGFDPEKVKALLGLPAHVAIPALLPLGYPAEEGYPSHRLPLERVVAWR; encoded by the coding sequence ATGGAGGCTACCCTTTCCGTTTTGGACGCCAAGACCGCGGCCCTAAGGCGCCGCTCCATCCGCCGCTATAGGCCGGACCCCGTGCCCGAGGAGCTCCTGCGGGATATTCTCCAGGCTGCCCTCCGGGCGCCTTCCGCTTGGAACCTGCAACCCTGGCGCCTTTTGGGGGTGCGGGACGCCGCCACCAAGAAGGCGCTTAGGGAAGCGGCCTTCGGCCAGGCCCAGGTGGAGGAGGCCCCCGTGGTCCTCGTCCTCTATGCGGACCTCGAGGACGCCCTCGCCCACCTGGACGAGGTCATCCACCCTGGGGTGCAAGGGGAGAAGCGGGAGGCGCAAAAGCGGGCCATCCAGGCCGCCTTTGCGGGGATGGACGCCAAGGAACGGGCCCAGTGGGCAGCGGGGCAGAGCTACATCCTGTTGGGGTACCTGCTTCTCCTCCTGGAAGCCCATGGGCTTGGGAGCGTGCCCATGTTGGGTTTTGACCCGGAAAAGGTAAAGGCCCTTCTGGGCCTCCCCGCCCACGTGGCCATCCCCGCCCTCCTGCCCCTGGGCTATCCCGCCGAGGAGGGGTACCCCTCCCACCGCCTGCCCTTGGAACGGGTGGTGGCCTGGCGCTAG
- a CDS encoding pyridoxal phosphate-dependent aminotransferase — protein MRAFKAHLRDLTPYPYKKEEAPVKLDQNESPFDLPETLKEEALRRLRGLSWNRYPEIHAETLRRRLAALLDWPEEGIVLAPGSNLLILALSLAAEGVLDLAPSFPHYAHAARVAGTPYRAVPLGEGFALPLEEALSAFRGGVFFLPNPHAPTGALFPEEALLALAERARAVEGLLVVDEAYREFAGTDFSPLGRENPHVAFLRTFSKAFSLGGIRAGYLLAHPRVAGVVREVLPPFVLPAHTGAVLEVVLENPGYVGEVVAEVVRERERVYTVLKAHPTWHPYPSHTNFLLVRTPDAEAAFRHLLAQGVLVRRQDRYPGLAGCIRVTVGRKEEMDAFLRAAFGVAYA, from the coding sequence ATGCGGGCCTTCAAGGCGCACCTCCGGGACCTTACCCCCTACCCCTACAAGAAGGAGGAGGCCCCGGTGAAGCTGGACCAAAACGAAAGCCCCTTTGACCTGCCCGAGACCCTTAAGGAGGAGGCCCTTAGGCGGCTTAGGGGGCTTTCGTGGAACCGCTACCCAGAAATCCACGCAGAAACCCTGAGAAGGCGCCTTGCCGCCCTGTTGGACTGGCCGGAGGAGGGGATCGTCCTGGCACCTGGCTCTAACCTCCTCATCCTGGCCCTGAGCCTGGCGGCGGAGGGGGTGTTGGACCTCGCGCCCTCCTTCCCCCACTACGCCCACGCCGCCCGGGTGGCGGGCACCCCTTACCGGGCGGTGCCCTTGGGGGAGGGCTTCGCCCTGCCCCTGGAGGAAGCCCTTTCCGCCTTCCGGGGCGGGGTTTTCTTCCTCCCCAACCCCCACGCCCCCACGGGGGCCCTTTTCCCCGAGGAGGCCCTTTTGGCCCTGGCGGAAAGGGCGAGGGCCGTGGAGGGGCTTCTCGTGGTGGACGAGGCCTACCGGGAGTTCGCCGGCACGGACTTTAGCCCCTTGGGCCGGGAAAACCCCCACGTGGCTTTCCTGCGCACCTTCTCTAAGGCTTTCTCCTTAGGGGGGATCCGGGCGGGGTACCTCCTGGCCCACCCCCGGGTGGCGGGGGTGGTGCGGGAGGTGCTCCCCCCCTTTGTCCTCCCCGCCCACACCGGGGCGGTCCTGGAGGTGGTCTTGGAAAACCCCGGCTACGTGGGGGAGGTGGTGGCGGAGGTGGTGCGGGAAAGGGAACGGGTCTACACCGTCCTAAAGGCCCACCCCACCTGGCACCCCTACCCGAGCCACACCAACTTCCTCCTGGTGCGGACGCCGGACGCCGAGGCGGCCTTCCGCCACCTCCTCGCCCAAGGGGTCTTGGTGCGGCGGCAGGACCGGTACCCGGGCCTTGCCGGGTGCATCCGGGTCACCGTGGGGCGGAAGGAGGAGATGGACGCCTTCTTGCGGGCGGCTTTCGGGGTGGCCTATGCGTGA
- a CDS encoding carbohydrate kinase family protein — MRFFVLGDVSVDLLFFVERIPEPGEEVPSRRALMKPGGAGGTLAVQLASLGHRVQLAGRVGQDPFAELALSRVREVGVDLKHLQEDPDHTTSSVLILVVPGGERAMVSAEGASRHLDPALFKPRYLDTVDAVVLSAYALVGGATRSYAVEVLEAARKRELPIFADLGTGAVRAAGAELLKYLRGVSWLLMNQTELLALTGASSLSEGVARLRAEGFAHLAIKVGAMGSIVVTPEGEELLEPFPIEDIVDSTGAGDAYTAAFAHAILEGKSPVEAGRLANLAGALAATGLGAQGRLITLEDLKVAAG; from the coding sequence ATGCGGTTCTTCGTGCTAGGGGATGTTTCCGTGGACCTGCTCTTTTTTGTGGAGCGTATACCGGAGCCGGGGGAGGAGGTGCCCTCGAGGCGGGCCCTGATGAAGCCAGGGGGGGCAGGGGGCACCTTGGCGGTCCAGCTGGCAAGCCTAGGCCACCGGGTCCAGCTGGCGGGGCGGGTGGGCCAGGACCCCTTCGCCGAGCTCGCCCTGAGCCGGGTGCGGGAGGTGGGGGTGGACCTGAAGCACCTCCAGGAGGACCCCGACCACACCACGAGCTCCGTCCTCATCCTGGTGGTGCCCGGCGGGGAAAGGGCCATGGTGAGCGCTGAAGGAGCGAGCCGCCACCTGGACCCCGCCCTCTTCAAGCCCCGCTACCTGGACACCGTGGACGCCGTGGTCCTCTCCGCCTACGCCCTGGTGGGGGGGGCCACCCGGAGCTACGCCGTGGAGGTCCTGGAGGCCGCCAGGAAACGGGAACTCCCCATCTTCGCCGACTTGGGCACGGGGGCGGTGCGGGCAGCGGGGGCGGAGCTTTTGAAGTACCTAAGAGGCGTTTCTTGGCTCCTCATGAACCAGACCGAGCTCCTCGCCCTCACCGGCGCCTCCTCCCTCTCCGAAGGGGTGGCCCGGCTTCGGGCCGAGGGGTTTGCCCACCTGGCCATCAAGGTGGGGGCCATGGGCTCCATCGTGGTGACCCCGGAAGGGGAGGAGCTCCTAGAGCCTTTCCCCATAGAGGACATCGTGGACTCCACGGGGGCCGGGGACGCCTACACCGCCGCCTTCGCCCACGCCATCTTGGAGGGCAAAAGCCCCGTAGAGGCGGGGAGGCTCGCCAACCTGGCGGGGGCTTTGGCGGCCACGGGGCTTGGGGCCCAGGGCCGCCTGATCACCCTAGAGGACCTCAAAGTAGCGGCGGGCTAG